One genomic segment of Thalassospiraceae bacterium LMO-SO8 includes these proteins:
- a CDS encoding UDP-2,3-diacylglucosamine diphosphatase — protein sequence MNAVQQKTSLKFRSIWISDIHLGTRGCQAEMLLDFLKHTESKYLYLVGDIIDGWRMRRAWYWRQAHNDVIQKILRKARKGTRVVYVPGNHDENFRDFSNHRFGRVAVLNEAYHTMADGRRFLVIHGDQFDGVVKYAKWLAFLGDNAYNAALMLNLWLNIVRRKLGFSYWSLSAYLKHKVKNAVEFVSSYEAAVVGEARKLGVQGVICGHIHTAEMRDMDGILYCNDGDWVESCTALVEHEDGRLEILKWAELRGLSFLRDEDACDSSSSPMPGFPKSMVSSEPSTR from the coding sequence ATGAACGCAGTTCAACAGAAGACGTCATTGAAATTCCGTTCCATCTGGATCTCCGACATTCACCTGGGCACCCGGGGGTGTCAGGCGGAAATGCTGCTCGATTTCCTCAAGCACACGGAATCGAAATACCTCTATCTGGTCGGCGACATCATCGACGGCTGGCGCATGCGCCGGGCCTGGTACTGGCGCCAGGCCCATAACGACGTAATCCAGAAGATTTTGCGCAAGGCGCGCAAGGGCACCCGCGTCGTCTACGTGCCCGGCAACCACGACGAAAACTTCCGCGATTTCTCCAACCACCGGTTCGGGCGCGTCGCCGTGCTGAACGAGGCCTACCACACCATGGCCGACGGGCGGCGCTTCCTGGTCATCCACGGCGACCAGTTCGACGGCGTCGTGAAATACGCCAAGTGGTTGGCCTTCCTCGGCGACAATGCCTACAACGCGGCCCTGATGCTGAACCTGTGGCTGAACATCGTCCGGCGCAAGCTGGGGTTCTCCTACTGGTCGCTGTCGGCCTACCTGAAACACAAGGTCAAGAACGCGGTCGAATTCGTGTCCAGTTACGAGGCGGCCGTGGTCGGCGAAGCCCGCAAATTGGGCGTGCAGGGCGTGATCTGCGGCCATATCCACACCGCCGAGATGCGTGACATGGACGGCATCCTCTACTGCAACGACGGCGACTGGGTCGAAAGCTGCACGGCCCTGGTCGAACACGAGGACGGCCGCCTGGAAATTCTCAAATGGGCGGAACTGCGCGGCCTATCCTTTCTAAGGGACGAAGACGCATGCGACTCCTCATCGTCACCGATGCCTGGCTTCCCCAAATCAATGGTGTCGTCCGAACCCTCGACACGCTGA
- a CDS encoding NADP-dependent oxidoreductase: MTTTTNRQIIFKSRPEGWVTLDNFDARDTAMPDVGDGDVLVRAIYMSLDPYMRGRMDASKSYAASFQVGAPLQARVIGRVAASKNADYPEGTLVFGTLDWADVTLAPGGKGLKKIDPAAADVPLTWHLGALGMPGMTAWVGLGFTDPKPGDTLFVSAASGAVGQIVGQIGRLRGCRVVGTAGTDAKVAYLTDDLGFDAAFNYRTAGDDVLGALQAAAPDGIDIYFDNVGGQILEAALDAANRFARFVECGMISQYNLTRDETPGIRNMTHVVRKAIRMQGFIVSDHADRRAEFDAEMIDWLKAGKIKYRIDVADGLDAAPAAFIAMLKGENFGKQVVRISAED; this comes from the coding sequence ATGACCACGACCACGAACCGCCAGATCATTTTCAAATCCCGGCCCGAGGGCTGGGTGACCTTGGACAACTTCGACGCCCGCGATACGGCGATGCCCGATGTCGGCGACGGCGACGTGCTGGTCCGCGCGATCTACATGTCACTCGACCCCTACATGCGGGGGCGCATGGATGCGAGCAAATCCTACGCCGCCAGCTTCCAGGTCGGCGCCCCGCTGCAAGCCCGCGTGATCGGCCGGGTCGCGGCCTCGAAAAACGCCGACTATCCGGAAGGCACCCTGGTGTTCGGCACGCTCGATTGGGCCGATGTCACCCTGGCGCCGGGCGGCAAGGGGCTGAAGAAGATCGATCCCGCCGCCGCCGACGTGCCGCTGACCTGGCACCTGGGGGCGCTGGGCATGCCGGGCATGACCGCCTGGGTCGGGCTCGGCTTCACCGACCCGAAACCGGGCGACACCCTGTTTGTTTCCGCCGCCTCCGGCGCCGTGGGACAGATCGTCGGCCAGATCGGCCGCCTGCGCGGCTGCCGCGTCGTCGGTACGGCGGGCACGGATGCCAAGGTGGCGTATCTTACGGACGACCTCGGCTTCGATGCGGCCTTTAATTACCGGACCGCCGGTGACGATGTGTTGGGTGCGCTTCAGGCTGCCGCCCCCGACGGCATCGACATCTATTTCGACAATGTCGGCGGACAGATCCTCGAAGCGGCCCTCGACGCCGCCAACCGGTTCGCCCGCTTCGTCGAATGCGGCATGATCTCGCAGTACAACCTGACCCGCGACGAAACCCCCGGCATCCGCAACATGACCCATGTCGTGCGCAAGGCGATCCGCATGCAGGGCTTCATCGTCTCCGACCACGCCGACCGGCGTGCCGAGTTCGACGCGGAGATGATCGATTGGTTGAAGGCAGGAAAGATCAAATACCGGATCGATGTGGCCGACGGCCTGGACGCCGCCCCCGCCGCCTTCATCGCCATGCTGAAGGGCGAGAACTTCGGCAAGCAGGTGGTGCGGATCAGCGCCGAGGACTGA
- a CDS encoding diacylglycerol kinase family lipid kinase: protein MPDSNALPGEPDTLMAAPRKVLVIFNPTAGARRRARLQRILEIMWSLGADVTLHETRARGDGERTAREAPAEVYDVIVAAGGDGTINEVINGLAGRQVPLGIIPLGTANVLAAELDLPTDDVGLARTIALGRTRPVTLGEVNGRRFVMMAGVGFDAHVVASVDAGLKRLIGKMAYVWETLRGFFRYKFRSYRLIVDGKPYDVGSAVFANGHFYGGRFVCAKDAALGDPRLHVCLFKSVGPWSALRYTVWMILGRLDKLPDYEVLPATSIIVEGMAGEPVQGDGDIVTRLPLDARIAADRLDMLVPA from the coding sequence ATGCCCGATTCAAACGCCCTACCGGGGGAGCCGGACACGCTGATGGCTGCTCCCCGCAAGGTTCTTGTGATCTTCAATCCGACCGCCGGCGCCCGTCGGCGCGCGCGCCTACAGCGTATTCTGGAGATCATGTGGAGCCTCGGCGCCGACGTCACGCTGCACGAAACCCGGGCGCGGGGCGACGGCGAACGCACGGCCCGCGAGGCCCCGGCGGAGGTCTATGACGTGATTGTCGCGGCCGGCGGCGACGGTACCATCAACGAGGTCATCAACGGCCTGGCGGGACGGCAGGTGCCGCTCGGCATCATCCCGCTCGGCACCGCCAACGTGCTGGCCGCCGAATTGGACCTGCCGACAGACGACGTCGGCCTGGCCCGCACCATCGCCCTCGGCCGCACCCGGCCGGTCACCCTGGGCGAGGTCAACGGGCGGCGCTTCGTGATGATGGCCGGGGTCGGCTTCGACGCGCATGTCGTGGCCTCGGTCGATGCGGGACTGAAACGCCTGATCGGAAAGATGGCCTATGTGTGGGAAACGCTCCGCGGTTTCTTTCGCTACAAGTTCCGGTCCTACCGGCTGATCGTCGACGGCAAACCCTATGACGTGGGCTCGGCCGTGTTCGCCAACGGCCATTTCTACGGCGGGCGCTTCGTCTGCGCCAAGGACGCGGCGCTCGGCGACCCCCGTCTGCATGTCTGCCTGTTCAAGTCGGTGGGGCCGTGGAGTGCCCTGCGTTACACCGTCTGGATGATCCTGGGCCGGCTCGACAAGCTGCCCGACTACGAGGTCCTGCCCGCGACCTCGATCATCGTCGAGGGCATGGCCGGCGAGCCGGTGCAGGGCGACGGCGACATCGTCACCCGCCTGCCCTTGGACGCCCGCATCGCGGCCGACCGCCTGGACATGTTGGTCCCCGCATAA
- a CDS encoding DinB family protein, translated as MSTPALYQAFARYNRAMNDAVYAVCADIPDTERKADRGAFFKSVHGTLNHLMFGDNAWMNRFDGGSRPTPGTGVDLFSDFDEMRAARETLDDEITAWTAALTDSWLSETVAWTSRTDNLTFNQPRWVLVSHMFNHQTHHRGQLTTILTQMGHDVGVTDFPKLV; from the coding sequence ATGTCCACGCCCGCCCTCTATCAGGCCTTTGCCCGATACAACCGCGCCATGAACGACGCCGTCTACGCCGTTTGCGCCGATATCCCGGATACCGAGCGCAAGGCCGACCGGGGGGCGTTCTTCAAATCCGTGCACGGCACGCTCAACCATCTGATGTTCGGGGACAACGCCTGGATGAACAGGTTCGACGGCGGCAGCCGCCCGACCCCCGGCACGGGCGTAGACCTGTTTTCCGACTTCGACGAAATGCGGGCCGCGCGGGAAACCTTGGACGATGAGATCACGGCCTGGACAGCGGCCCTGACGGATTCATGGCTGTCGGAAACGGTGGCCTGGACGTCGCGCACGGACAACCTGACCTTCAACCAGCCGCGCTGGGTCCTGGTCAGCCACATGTTCAACCACCAGACCCATCACCGGGGGCAATTAACGACGATCCTGACCCAGATGGGGCATGACGTGGGCGTCACGGATTTCCCGAAGCTGGTCTAG